A stretch of DNA from Clostridium sp. JN-9:
AAAATTGTCTAACCAAAGCATATACAGGGCTTTAATCAATTCTATAAATGAAAAAGTTAATGAGAATGTTAAATATGAGCTGGCAGATATCCAAGTTATAAGATTTGAAAATGGAAGTTATAGATTTAACATTTTGGCTAGAAAGACTATTGAGACAATAAACAAGTCAGAATCAGAGTTAAATCATATAATTAACGCAGGCTTTAAAGAAGCAAAAATAAATTATAATATTTACGAATTAGTTGTAAAAAGGATTTTTAATAATCAAAATCTATACACATTAATTCATAAGACCATTTTATATAAACTTACAAATGATGAAAGTTGTTACTACAATATGAGTCATGTAGAAAGTTTATTGTATATAAATAAAAAATTGTTAGGGGGTATGGGTTATATGCAAAATGTTGATAAGGAGAGAGATATTATAAAAGAATCAAAATCTTCAGGCTATCACCTTAGAGAAGAATACAAGTCAAAAGAAGCAGATAACAAGCTTCCAGGTATAAGCTACAGGCTTTTAAATGCATTAAAAACAGATAATAAAAATATGTTTATGGATGTAACACTTAATTGCTATCTATATGTCAGAAAAGAAGTTCCGCGAGTATTTATAGATGCTTTAAAAGATGACGATGCATTTAAGACTATAGGATATGCTTTTGTTGCGGGCTTAATTGACGAAAAGAAAAGTAAAGATTCACAAAATGCATAAAAAGTTAGATTATTAATTTTTTAGAAAAATGGAGGGAAATAATTATGAAATCTAAAGGGTTAACATTAACCGTAATTTTTCAGGCTGAGAGTGCAAATTATGGCGAAGGAATAGGGAATGTAGCTTCATTAAAGAAAATTTCCAGAAACAAAGGAGATCAGTATACTTATATATCAAGACAGGCCATAAGATACAATATTATAGAGCAATTAGGAGAAGATACTGCCCCCGTAAAGGCTGAAGGAAGCGGCGATAAGAAAGTAATTCAATTTAGTGAAGATGCAACAATAGACAAATATCCAGAAATAGACTTTTTCGGATATTTAAAAACAGAAAAAAGTACATCAGGGAAAAAAAGAAGTGCAAAGGTAAGATTATCGAATGCAATATCGTTGGAAACATTTAAAGGAGATTTAGACTTTCTAACTAATAAAGGACAAGCTGATAAAATAAATGAAAATATGAATATTGCTCAGGCGGAAATACATAAATCATATTACAGATATACAATAACTGCTGATTTGGATCAGATAGGAATTGACAAGGAATACAAGATAGAAATTGCAAATAAAGAAAAAGCTAGAAGGGTTAATAAATTATTAGATACAATAGCCTTTTTATATAGAGATATAAGGGGGAGAAGG
This window harbors:
- the cas7i gene encoding type I-B CRISPR-associated protein Cas7/Cst2/DevR; this encodes MKSKGLTLTVIFQAESANYGEGIGNVASLKKISRNKGDQYTYISRQAIRYNIIEQLGEDTAPVKAEGSGDKKVIQFSEDATIDKYPEIDFFGYLKTEKSTSGKKRSAKVRLSNAISLETFKGDLDFLTNKGQADKINENMNIAQAEIHKSYYRYTITADLDQIGIDKEYKIEIANKEKARRVNKLLDTIAFLYRDIRGRREDLKPLFVIGGVYDIKNPVFQNVVDVKDNKILINDIKGVMYDNLKNETYCGVVEGKFDNGDEIKEELKAKTMPEFFSIVKQKVDDYYEGN